In the genome of Campylobacter concisus, one region contains:
- a CDS encoding GDYXXLXY domain-containing protein: MKIKVLIVAVIFQISLIGIMLGYALMPLYFGQEVRVRVNLYDPRDLFRGNYVDLNYEFSNFHSRNFDENDKDDRYIDQYDERVRDGARVYAVLKPDVNGTYSFAKFSISKPENGVFLAGRYDGYSLVKYGIEHFYMSPDSAANTEDEMREEDVHAYAILMVMDNGKARLKDLIIQKNAQKNSKKLLGDENFDKLDEIRQKE; the protein is encoded by the coding sequence ATGAAGATAAAAGTATTAATAGTGGCTGTAATTTTTCAAATTTCACTTATTGGCATTATGCTTGGCTACGCGCTTATGCCGCTTTATTTTGGGCAAGAGGTAAGAGTGAGGGTAAATCTTTACGATCCAAGAGATCTTTTTCGCGGAAATTATGTTGATTTAAACTATGAATTTTCAAATTTTCATTCAAGAAATTTTGACGAAAATGATAAAGATGACCGCTATATCGACCAATACGATGAGAGAGTAAGAGATGGGGCTAGAGTTTATGCTGTTTTAAAACCAGATGTTAATGGCACTTACAGCTTTGCAAAATTTAGTATAAGCAAGCCAGAGAATGGAGTCTTTTTAGCTGGTAGATACGATGGCTACTCGCTCGTAAAATACGGCATAGAGCACTTTTATATGTCACCTGATAGTGCAGCTAATACCGAAGATGAAATGAGAGAAGAGGATGTTCATGCGTATGCGATTTTGATGGTGATGGATAATGGCAAAGCTAGACTAAAGGATCTAATAATCCAAAAGAATGCCCAAAAAAATAGTAAAAAACTACTTGGTGATGAAAATTTTGATAAGTTGGATGAGATTAGGCAAAAAGAGTAA
- a CDS encoding DUF2157 domain-containing protein — protein sequence MNFLNRIFLTKELDRWQSDGIIDKETAIKIANLYDIDPDAHSDKISFVLKLVAYLFFALAFFTLVGANWEEIPRLGRLALVLFVLGLVNFGGIYYLAKGKENLSTAMFFLGNFCFGAAIALIAQIYNISDEPSGGILLWSIGAFAVSFASKKGVLVAQSLIFATVWFFMIAYQGDFGFGFIIFIALGAYALYKDDSKWLAFVLFIDIFIYIISFCGYISGLRAIFDYGFLFGLPMVAIVSLSYSLLLISISPLLDKFRVGLGAFTKEFGKNFGVFVLLFCLLLFEERNLFEVGDEELWFVKSFFKSNFGFVFILFSVAYFALFFKEKNKSGLLLGALLVSLPFVFSYGPGYANIFFSLANIITAAVLIKKGELKLGLCMIFLVAAVRYFQLIGDYIGATALFMVFAFIVLVVARKGRKK from the coding sequence ATGAACTTTTTAAATAGAATTTTTCTAACAAAAGAGCTAGATCGGTGGCAAAGTGACGGCATAATCGATAAAGAGACTGCTATAAAAATAGCAAATTTATATGACATCGACCCTGATGCTCATAGCGACAAGATAAGTTTTGTCCTAAAGCTCGTAGCATATCTCTTTTTTGCGCTAGCCTTTTTCACGCTCGTTGGTGCAAATTGGGAAGAGATACCAAGACTAGGACGTTTAGCACTTGTGTTGTTTGTACTTGGGCTTGTAAATTTTGGTGGAATTTACTATCTTGCAAAGGGAAAGGAAAATCTATCAACGGCGATGTTTTTTCTTGGAAATTTCTGCTTTGGTGCGGCGATTGCTCTTATTGCTCAAATTTATAACATTAGCGATGAGCCAAGCGGCGGTATCTTGCTTTGGAGTATCGGAGCGTTTGCGGTTTCTTTTGCTAGCAAAAAGGGTGTGTTGGTAGCCCAAAGTCTTATCTTTGCGACAGTTTGGTTTTTTATGATAGCTTATCAGGGCGACTTTGGCTTTGGCTTTATCATTTTTATAGCACTTGGCGCATATGCGCTTTACAAAGACGACTCAAAATGGCTTGCTTTTGTGCTTTTTATAGATATTTTTATATACATCATTTCATTTTGCGGCTACATTAGTGGTCTTAGAGCGATATTTGATTATGGATTTTTGTTTGGGCTTCCGATGGTTGCGATCGTATCGCTATCTTATTCACTTTTACTTATTAGTATTTCGCCGCTACTAGATAAATTTAGAGTAGGGCTTGGCGCATTTACAAAAGAATTTGGTAAAAATTTTGGCGTTTTTGTGTTGTTATTTTGTCTGCTTTTATTTGAAGAAAGGAATTTATTTGAGGTTGGAGATGAAGAGCTTTGGTTTGTGAAGTCGTTTTTTAAAAGCAATTTTGGCTTTGTCTTTATCTTATTTAGTGTTGCTTATTTTGCACTATTTTTTAAAGAAAAAAACAAGAGTGGTTTGCTGCTTGGGGCACTGCTCGTGTCGTTGCCATTTGTCTTTAGCTACGGGCCTGGCTATGCAAATATATTTTTCTCGCTCGCAAATATCATAACAGCTGCGGTTCTTATCAAAAAGGGTGAGTTAAAACTTGGTCTTTGTATGATATTTTTGGTTGCAGCCGTGAGGTATTTCCAACTCATAGGTGATTATATTGGTGCTACGGCACTGTTTATGGTGTTTGCTTTCATAGTGCTAGTTGTGGCTAGAAAAGGACGTAAAAAATGA
- a CDS encoding Na+/H+ antiporter NhaA — protein MGFRNFWDFFIGEASGGIFFIAAALVAFIFENVFLSSFYNSFLQIDTRLNFGRSPIQKPLILLVNDSLMAVFFFLLGFRLKREIFKAKLRNLAQATLLKIFIIGGILASVFFYILNHNYIFC, from the coding sequence ATGGGTTTTAGGAATTTTTGGGATTTTTTTATAGGTGAAGCTAGCGGTGGTATTTTTTTTATCGCTGCTGCTTTAGTGGCATTTATCTTTGAAAATGTTTTTTTAAGCAGTTTTTATAACTCATTTTTACAAATCGATACAAGGCTAAATTTTGGCAGATCGCCGATACAAAAGCCCCTTATCCTTTTGGTAAATGATAGTTTGATGGCCGTTTTTTTCTTTTTACTTGGGTTTAGACTTAAGCGAGAAATTTTTAAAGCAAAGCTTAGGAATCTGGCCCAAGCTACCTTGCTAAAAATTTTTATTATCGGTGGCATTTTAGCTTCTGTATTTTTTTATATTTTAAATCACAATTATATTTTTTGTTGA
- the nikR gene encoding nickel-responsive transcriptional regulator NikR encodes MDSVIRFSVSLPSQLLDELDKKVSEQGYASRSEFTRDLIREKIVSDSWKDASEELIGVLTLIYMHHHNDLVNKKMDIEHSSDVKIICTNHVHVDHHNCLETISIRGEAGKIERFAERIAGLKGVKFSKLTRAAIPRF; translated from the coding sequence ATGGATAGTGTTATACGTTTTAGTGTTTCTTTACCTAGTCAGTTACTTGACGAACTAGATAAAAAGGTTAGCGAACAAGGCTACGCTTCTAGGAGCGAATTTACGAGGGATTTGATACGCGAAAAGATCGTAAGTGATAGCTGGAAGGACGCTAGTGAGGAGTTGATCGGGGTTTTGACGCTCATTTATATGCATCATCACAACGATTTGGTGAATAAAAAGATGGATATAGAGCATAGCTCTGATGTGAAAATCATCTGTACAAACCATGTTCATGTCGATCACCATAACTGCTTAGAAACGATTTCAATAAGAGGCGAGGCGGGCAAAATTGAACGCTTTGCTGAAAGGATCGCCGGCTTAAAGGGCGTAAAATTTTCTAAACTCACAAGGGCAGCTATTCCTAGGTTTTAG
- the hypF gene encoding carbamoyltransferase HypF produces MRSSFRYEIKGLVQGVGFRPFVYTLADKFKLVGEIYNDDEGVKLNFSGEEASFLAFEKELYEKLPALARIDELKKIKIDKIYEKLEIIASKSATKQAPILPDYALCDDCLREFYEPTNPRYKYPFINCTNCGPRFSIIKALPYDRANTTMNEFKMCKFCESEYKDPLNRRYHAEPISCPNCGPRLYLKDKFGKVLASGNEAAKDAAKLINEGKILAIKGLGGFHLICDATNEDAVSELRARKHRPSKPFALMSKNLQNAREIAQISEAEAKLLNSNLKPIVLLEAKNGSNIAKSVAPNLNKLGVMLAFSGIHLLLFDYLEHDIVATSANISGEVVIKDESELREKLGDVIDFYLDHDREIYSPSDDSIAFCVGDEVVFTRTSRGLNPNFIHTNFKQKGTFLALGAELKSSFCIYKDGLLMISPYIGDLKNVATFYRFKDIFTLFEKTYSLKIDKVIADLHPNFLNTKWAKDQGFELVYLQHHYAHLLSVIFENDLADKKYLGFCFDGTGYGEDGKIWGGEVFRLDKKSYERVYHFDEFSLFGGENSIKNIYLIAYSIILKYSLEDEAGKFLVNFDEKMLANFKKMEQKGLNLVKTSSVGRIFDAFGAIICGLFHSSFEGESGMRLEALYDKNLDACYKFSLDNEVISFKEAFKSALKDEPRVAATAFINGLADIIFEISKKEKIEILLSGGVFQNKTLLELIYKKFTKANLKFYINKKFCSNDSNVNLGQIYYYLSTFSNK; encoded by the coding sequence TTGAGATCAAGCTTTAGATATGAGATCAAGGGCTTAGTTCAAGGCGTTGGCTTTAGACCTTTTGTCTATACTTTAGCGGATAAATTTAAGCTAGTTGGTGAAATTTACAATGACGATGAGGGTGTGAAGCTAAATTTTAGCGGCGAAGAGGCCAGCTTTTTGGCTTTTGAAAAGGAGCTTTATGAGAAGCTGCCAGCCCTTGCTAGGATCGATGAGCTAAAGAAGATTAAGATAGATAAAATTTATGAAAAACTTGAGATCATCGCTTCAAAATCAGCCACCAAACAAGCGCCCATTTTGCCTGATTACGCACTTTGTGACGACTGTTTGCGCGAGTTTTATGAACCCACAAATCCACGCTACAAATATCCATTTATAAACTGCACCAACTGCGGACCTAGATTTTCGATCATCAAAGCATTGCCTTATGACAGGGCAAATACGACGATGAACGAGTTTAAAATGTGTAAATTTTGTGAGAGCGAATACAAAGATCCGCTTAACCGCCGCTACCACGCAGAGCCGATCTCTTGCCCAAACTGCGGACCAAGGCTCTATCTAAAAGATAAATTTGGCAAAGTCTTGGCTAGTGGGAACGAAGCGGCCAAAGATGCGGCTAAGCTCATAAACGAGGGCAAAATCTTAGCCATTAAAGGGCTTGGTGGCTTTCATTTGATTTGTGATGCGACAAATGAAGACGCAGTTAGCGAGCTAAGAGCTAGAAAGCACCGCCCAAGCAAGCCCTTTGCTTTGATGAGTAAAAATTTACAAAACGCTAGAGAGATAGCGCAAATTTCAGAGGCAGAGGCAAAGCTACTTAACTCAAATTTAAAGCCAATCGTCTTACTTGAAGCAAAAAACGGCTCAAATATCGCAAAAAGCGTCGCACCAAATTTAAACAAGCTTGGCGTCATGCTCGCATTTAGTGGCATACATCTTTTGCTTTTTGACTACCTTGAGCACGACATCGTCGCAACTAGCGCAAACATCTCAGGCGAAGTTGTGATAAAAGATGAGAGCGAGTTAAGAGAAAAGCTAGGTGACGTCATAGACTTTTACCTTGATCACGACCGAGAAATTTACTCACCAAGTGACGATAGTATCGCATTTTGCGTTGGCGATGAAGTGGTTTTTACAAGGACGAGCCGTGGGCTAAATCCAAATTTTATCCATACAAATTTCAAGCAAAAAGGGACATTTTTAGCCCTTGGAGCGGAGCTAAAGAGCTCATTTTGCATCTATAAAGACGGACTTTTGATGATCAGTCCATATATCGGCGATCTAAAAAACGTGGCGACTTTTTATAGGTTTAAGGACATTTTCACCCTTTTTGAAAAGACTTACAGCCTAAAAATCGATAAAGTTATAGCCGATTTGCATCCAAATTTTTTAAATACAAAATGGGCAAAGGATCAGGGCTTTGAGCTAGTTTATTTGCAGCACCACTACGCGCATTTGCTAAGCGTGATCTTTGAAAATGATCTAGCAGATAAAAAGTACCTTGGCTTTTGCTTTGATGGCACTGGATACGGGGAAGATGGCAAAATTTGGGGTGGCGAGGTCTTTAGACTAGATAAAAAGAGTTACGAGCGAGTTTATCATTTTGATGAATTTAGCCTATTTGGGGGCGAAAACAGCATCAAAAATATTTATCTAATCGCATATTCTATTATTTTAAAATACTCTCTTGAGGACGAAGCTGGTAAATTTTTAGTAAATTTTGATGAAAAAATGCTTGCAAATTTTAAAAAAATGGAGCAAAAAGGGTTAAACTTAGTAAAGACTAGCTCAGTTGGTAGGATATTTGACGCATTTGGGGCGATTATTTGTGGGCTTTTTCACTCGAGTTTTGAGGGCGAGAGTGGTATGAGGCTTGAAGCGCTTTATGATAAAAATTTAGATGCGTGTTATAAATTTAGTCTAGATAATGAAGTGATCAGCTTTAAAGAAGCTTTTAAAAGTGCTTTAAAAGATGAGCCAAGAGTGGCTGCAACGGCATTTATAAATGGCTTGGCTGATATTATTTTTGAAATTTCAAAAAAAGAAAAAATTGAAATTTTGCTAAGCGGCGGAGTTTTTCAAAATAAGACTTTACTCGAACTTATTTACAAAAAATTTACTAAAGCAAATTTGAAATTTTATATCAATAAAAAATTCTGTAGCAACGATTCTAACGTAAATTTAGGGCAAATTTATTATTATTTATCCACATTTTCTAATAAGTGA
- a CDS encoding HyaD/HybD family hydrogenase maturation endopeptidase, whose amino-acid sequence MRVLVLGIGNVMFADEGIGVHFVNLMAKNYKFTSSKNELTLMDGGTLALALTHIISEFDYLIVVDCISANGASVGDVYFFDFLNVPNFISWDGSAHEIEMLQTLHLMELAGDRPTTKILGIVPSRIESSNFSLSDEVIKASSILEKTLLEHLKELDFKCEKVANFTLNDIVDEYAKKGLK is encoded by the coding sequence ATGAGAGTGCTTGTTCTTGGCATTGGCAACGTGATGTTTGCTGATGAGGGCATAGGTGTTCATTTTGTAAATTTGATGGCTAAAAACTATAAATTTACAAGCTCTAAAAACGAGCTTACTCTAATGGACGGGGGCACTTTAGCCCTCGCTCTAACTCACATTATAAGCGAATTTGACTATCTTATTGTCGTTGATTGCATTAGCGCAAATGGCGCAAGCGTGGGCGATGTTTATTTTTTCGACTTTCTAAACGTACCAAATTTTATCAGCTGGGACGGCTCGGCTCACGAGATCGAGATGCTTCAAACCCTTCATCTAATGGAGCTTGCAGGCGACAGACCGACAACCAAAATCTTAGGCATCGTGCCTAGCCGCATAGAGTCATCAAATTTTAGCCTCTCAGATGAAGTTATAAAAGCTTCTAGTATCCTAGAAAAAACGCTACTTGAACACTTAAAAGAGCTTGATTTTAAGTGTGAAAAGGTGGCAAATTTTACCCTAAATGATATCGTTGATGAATACGCTAAAAAAGGTTTAAAATGA
- the cybH gene encoding Ni/Fe-hydrogenase, b-type cytochrome subunit has protein sequence MSHKNPDRISEYEFSIGVRLTHWIRFIAITLLIVSGYYISYVFMSPEITSEPTNFMQAKWRLAHQVAGFVLIAVFIFKFYLFVFDKHSKKEWMSVLDFLSPKVWIAQIKYYIFMGPHPHLRGVYNPLQFASYFFFYVILALICLTGLVLYAHVYHNGLGGAIYEPARYFEELMGGLANVRTIHRICMWIIMIFVPIHVYMAIFNAVKGKNGAMDAIVSGYKFVKEH, from the coding sequence ATGTCACATAAAAATCCTGACAGGATCAGCGAATACGAATTCTCCATCGGCGTTAGGCTGACACACTGGATTAGATTTATAGCTATCACACTTTTGATTGTGAGCGGCTACTACATCTCTTATGTCTTTATGAGCCCAGAGATCACGAGCGAGCCTACAAATTTCATGCAAGCAAAGTGGCGTTTGGCGCATCAGGTCGCTGGCTTTGTGCTAATAGCGGTATTTATCTTTAAATTCTATCTATTTGTCTTTGACAAACACAGCAAAAAAGAGTGGATGAGTGTGCTTGACTTTTTGAGTCCAAAAGTTTGGATAGCGCAGATAAAGTACTACATTTTTATGGGGCCACACCCGCATTTAAGGGGCGTTTATAACCCATTGCAGTTTGCCTCATACTTTTTCTTTTACGTCATCTTGGCACTCATTTGCCTAACTGGCCTAGTGCTTTACGCTCACGTTTATCACAATGGACTTGGCGGAGCGATCTACGAGCCAGCAAGATACTTTGAAGAGCTTATGGGCGGACTAGCAAATGTTAGAACGATACATAGAATTTGCATGTGGATTATCATGATATTTGTGCCTATTCACGTTTATATGGCGATATTTAACGCCGTTAAAGGCAAAAATGGAGCGATGGACGCCATCGTTAGTGGCTATAAATTTGTAAAAGAACACTGA
- a CDS encoding nickel-dependent hydrogenase large subunit, translating to MSEKRIVIDPITRIEGHLRIEVVVDENNVVKEAYSGSTLWRGLEQIVKGRDPRDAGFFMQRICGVCTYSHYRAGIIAVENALGIKPPLNAELTRTLMNAALYLHDHIVHFYQLHGMDWADVVSALSADVHKASEEAFKYTDLPFATGADKLKEVKERVEAFVKKGNLGPFANAYWGHSTYKFTPEQNLIVLSHYLECLRIQRTAAQMMAIFGAKNPHPQSLTVGGVTCVMDLMDPARMGEYMSKFAEIKEFVDRAYYPDILMAAKAYGNEPSVLNDVGVANLLCYDEFLIGKNDHLFKGGYILNGDLNKVYDIDENKITEEATRSWYKNDKALHPYDGETEANYTGLIDGESIDGEGKLAHSKLFDTKGKYSWIKAPRYDGMPMQVGPIASIVINYAKGNERVKKVVDEFLAKSGLPLSAVFSTLGRTAARMLEAKVVAEHTMDAFNALIENLKTDQETCTKYVIDNGKEYKGHFKGNAPRGALSHWCRIKDGVISNWQAVVPSTWNASPKDAKGQMGSYEACLVGMKIADLSKPLEIIRKIHSYDPCIACAVHVMDTKGNDLSTYKINPNL from the coding sequence ATGAGTGAAAAAAGAATAGTAATAGACCCTATAACACGTATCGAGGGACACTTAAGAATAGAAGTTGTCGTAGATGAAAATAATGTCGTAAAAGAGGCTTACTCTGGCTCAACTCTTTGGCGTGGCTTAGAGCAGATCGTAAAAGGCAGAGATCCAAGAGATGCTGGCTTTTTCATGCAAAGAATTTGTGGCGTTTGTACATACTCACACTACCGAGCAGGCATCATCGCAGTTGAAAATGCCCTTGGTATCAAGCCTCCATTAAATGCAGAGCTAACTAGAACGCTTATGAATGCAGCTTTATATCTTCACGATCACATCGTGCACTTTTATCAGCTCCACGGCATGGACTGGGCGGACGTAGTCTCCGCACTAAGCGCAGACGTACATAAAGCTAGCGAAGAGGCGTTTAAATACACTGATTTGCCATTTGCCACAGGAGCTGACAAGCTAAAAGAGGTAAAAGAGAGAGTTGAAGCCTTTGTTAAAAAGGGCAACCTTGGACCATTTGCCAACGCATACTGGGGACATAGTACATATAAATTTACGCCAGAGCAAAATTTAATCGTCCTCTCACACTACTTAGAGTGCTTAAGGATTCAAAGAACAGCAGCTCAGATGATGGCTATCTTTGGTGCTAAAAACCCACATCCACAAAGCCTAACAGTTGGCGGTGTGACTTGCGTGATGGACCTTATGGATCCAGCTAGAATGGGCGAATATATGAGTAAATTTGCTGAGATCAAAGAATTTGTTGATAGAGCTTACTATCCAGATATCTTGATGGCAGCTAAAGCTTATGGTAACGAGCCAAGCGTTCTAAACGATGTTGGTGTGGCAAATTTACTCTGCTACGATGAGTTTTTGATCGGCAAAAATGATCATCTATTTAAAGGTGGCTATATCTTAAATGGCGATCTTAACAAGGTTTATGATATCGATGAAAATAAAATCACTGAAGAAGCTACTAGGTCTTGGTATAAAAACGACAAAGCACTTCACCCATATGACGGCGAGACTGAAGCAAACTACACAGGCCTTATTGATGGCGAGAGCATAGATGGCGAGGGCAAGCTAGCTCACAGCAAGCTTTTTGATACAAAGGGCAAATATAGCTGGATCAAAGCACCAAGATATGATGGCATGCCTATGCAAGTAGGACCGATCGCAAGCATCGTCATAAACTACGCTAAAGGCAACGAGAGAGTTAAAAAGGTAGTTGATGAGTTTTTAGCAAAGAGTGGCTTGCCACTAAGCGCAGTCTTTTCAACTCTAGGCAGAACTGCTGCTCGTATGCTTGAAGCAAAAGTGGTCGCAGAGCACACGATGGACGCATTTAATGCCTTGATCGAAAATTTAAAGACAGATCAAGAGACCTGCACAAAATATGTCATAGATAATGGCAAAGAGTATAAAGGCCACTTCAAAGGCAACGCTCCAAGAGGCGCGCTAAGCCACTGGTGCCGCATAAAAGATGGCGTCATCTCAAACTGGCAAGCGGTCGTGCCAAGCACTTGGAACGCCTCTCCAAAAGACGCCAAAGGTCAAATGGGTAGCTACGAGGCGTGCTTAGTTGGTATGAAGATCGCTGATCTTTCAAAACCACTTGAGATAATACGAAAAATTCACTCTTACGACCCTTGCATCGCGTGTGCCGTGCATGTTATGGACACGAAGGGAAATGATTTGAGTACTTATAAGATAAATCCAAATTTGTAA
- a CDS encoding hydrogenase small subunit, which yields MNNDLRQKIDRRLSELSALPKMKSDSSIAQLLKDKGFTRRDFMKWAGAMTAFMALPSAMTPMVARAAELSDRLPVIWLHMAECTGCSESLLRTDAPSIDSLIFDYISLEYHETIMAASGWQAEENLESAIEKYKGRYILLVEGGIPTGATENFLTVGPHGTTGKTHAVNASKDAAAIFAIGTCSSFGGIQAARPNPSNSVGFSKVTDKPVINVAGCPPSEKNIVGNVLHFLLFGTLPALDVYNRPKWAYGLRIHDLCERRGHFDAGEFVQNFGDEGAKNGYCLYKVGCKGPYTFNNCSRERFNQHTSWPVQAGHGCIGCSEPDFWDTMGPFEEPMADRLFDTVLGLGADNVSDKVGIGILALTGIGIAAHAVIASMSKDKE from the coding sequence ATGAATAATGACTTGCGTCAAAAGATAGATAGGCGCTTAAGTGAGCTTAGTGCGTTGCCTAAGATGAAAAGCGACTCGAGTATTGCGCAGCTTTTAAAAGATAAAGGCTTTACGAGGCGTGATTTTATGAAGTGGGCTGGTGCGATGACAGCTTTTATGGCTCTACCAAGTGCGATGACACCGATGGTTGCTCGTGCTGCTGAGCTTAGCGATAGGCTTCCTGTGATATGGCTTCATATGGCAGAATGCACAGGCTGTAGCGAGAGCTTACTAAGAACCGATGCTCCAAGCATAGATAGTCTTATATTTGACTACATAAGCCTTGAATACCACGAAACTATCATGGCAGCTTCTGGTTGGCAGGCTGAAGAAAATTTAGAGAGTGCGATCGAAAAATACAAAGGCAGATACATCCTACTAGTTGAGGGAGGTATCCCAACTGGTGCGACTGAAAATTTCTTAACTGTTGGACCTCATGGCACAACAGGTAAAACTCATGCTGTAAATGCTTCAAAAGACGCAGCTGCTATCTTTGCGATCGGCACCTGTTCTAGCTTTGGTGGCATTCAAGCTGCAAGGCCAAATCCATCAAATTCAGTGGGATTTTCAAAGGTAACTGATAAGCCAGTTATTAATGTTGCGGGCTGTCCACCAAGTGAGAAAAATATCGTTGGTAACGTGCTTCATTTCTTGCTTTTTGGCACACTTCCAGCACTTGATGTTTACAATAGACCAAAATGGGCTTATGGCTTAAGAATTCACGATCTTTGCGAAAGACGTGGTCACTTTGACGCTGGCGAGTTTGTCCAAAACTTTGGCGATGAAGGCGCAAAAAATGGCTACTGCTTATATAAAGTAGGCTGTAAAGGTCCATATACATTTAATAACTGCTCACGCGAGAGATTTAACCAGCACACATCATGGCCAGTTCAAGCAGGTCACGGCTGTATAGGCTGCTCAGAGCCAGACTTCTGGGATACGATGGGACCATTTGAAGAGCCTATGGCAGATAGACTCTTTGATACTGTTTTGGGTCTTGGAGCTGATAATGTCAGCGATAAAGTTGGCATTGGAATTTTAGCTCTTACTGGCATTGGTATAGCAGCTCACGCTGTTATAGCTTCTATGAGTAAAGATAAAGAATAA
- the flgH gene encoding flagellar basal body L-ring protein FlgH, whose translation MNHKTIWLVLSAGIICTGCTPSADPHINMKPPVYVEQLPSKDSGTGQSNAGSLFGKGENPLFSDRKAMNVNDIVTIVISENASQTSTGSKSTNKDSTISLGGGVFTAGAAPLSNIADNLNKYGDIGFKAGGGNKFTGSGTSNRSEKFTATISARIIKILNNGNYFIEGSRELLINGEKQIMQVSGVIRPYDISQNNEIDSKYIADAKILYKTEGELDKSTKKPWGTRLMEAIWPF comes from the coding sequence ATGAACCATAAAACGATTTGGCTCGTCTTATCTGCGGGCATTATTTGCACTGGCTGCACACCAAGTGCTGATCCTCATATCAATATGAAACCCCCGGTTTATGTCGAGCAACTCCCTTCAAAAGATAGTGGAACCGGACAAAGCAACGCTGGCAGCCTCTTTGGAAAGGGCGAAAATCCTCTTTTTTCAGATAGAAAAGCGATGAATGTAAATGATATCGTGACTATCGTTATCTCAGAAAATGCAAGCCAAACTTCAACTGGTAGTAAAAGTACAAATAAAGATAGCACCATCTCGCTTGGCGGAGGTGTATTTACGGCTGGAGCTGCTCCACTTTCAAATATAGCTGATAATCTAAACAAATACGGCGACATCGGCTTTAAAGCAGGTGGTGGCAATAAATTTACAGGAAGTGGCACGAGCAACAGAAGTGAGAAATTTACCGCAACCATTTCAGCTAGGATCATAAAAATCCTAAATAACGGCAACTATTTCATAGAAGGTAGTCGCGAGCTACTTATAAACGGCGAAAAGCAGATCATGCAAGTAAGTGGCGTTATCAGACCTTACGACATCTCACAAAACAACGAAATCGACTCAAAATATATAGCTGATGCCAAAATTTTATACAAAACCGAGGGCGAGCTAGACAAATCTACCAAAAAGCCTTGGGGCACAAGGCTCATGGAGGCTATCTGGCCATTTTAA